A region from the Coffea eugenioides isolate CCC68of chromosome 9, Ceug_1.0, whole genome shotgun sequence genome encodes:
- the LOC113782935 gene encoding uncharacterized protein LOC113782935, producing the protein MGDTVNMQWVFLVMGVSFATVSTSLQAAQIPGPLPAIFHWFYLAVELAFLAVLVSSYLQRPYPNASRLIQHLAVLFGAVAFILAISAPLLHPLLKPLSYKLFLIAFLIIILANRYISFWA; encoded by the exons ATGGGTGACACGGTGAACATGCAGTGGGTATTTCTGGTGATGGGAGTTTCTTTCGCCACCGTTAGCACTTCCCTGCAAGCTGCCCAAATTCCTGGCCCTCTCCCTGCAATCTTTCATTGGTTCTACCTGGCAGTGGAGCTGGCCTTTTTGGCTGTTTTAGTATCTAGTTACCTACAACGCCCTTACCCCAATGCTTCTCGTCTCATTCAGCACCTTGCAGTCCTCTTTGGCGCTGTTGCCTTTATACTGGCCATCTCGGCGCCTCTCCTCCACCCCCTACTGAAGCCGTTGTCCTACAAGCTCTTTCTCATTGCTTTTCTCATAATAATCCTTGCCAATCGTTACATTAGTTTCTG GGCTTAA